A single window of Aspergillus flavus chromosome 4, complete sequence DNA harbors:
- a CDS encoding major facilitator superfamily domain-containing protein, which translates to MSETKSAEPDVISSSRDEESIPPRPAKNIWARIYHDPWFQVSLISFISFCNPGMYNALTGMGGSGQVDGTVAANSNVATHACTAGAALVLVGAFYKYLGPRLSLLIGGWTYALYAGSLLHFNRTANGAFVIAAGAILGLGAAFFWVAQGTIMVTYTNDNTRGRAIALFWVVFNLGGAIGSLASFGLNFHSKSGTVTDSTYIAYIVVMLFGWVLSVFVCSTESLSRKYHGSRISQDSKAVNWSNLKRTIMETVKIVIDWRVMCLYPMFYNANVFYSYQQNTVNGMTFNLRTRSLNGALYWIAQMVGGLLMGSVLDLKGINRRARAWIGWAVLFVTGMVIWGGGYKFQLWNDQRMQLGFKQDIDYKAGSQYLGPMFLYFFYGAYDSFWQSYCYWIIGAQSQNPVVNAVIVGTYSALKPAGGAMAWRINANKLNAMSEFAMNWGLCIGSLLVALPSVLTLRKGKDNVETDHC; encoded by the coding sequence ATGTCGGAAACAAAGTCCGCTGAGCCGGATGTAATTTCATCCTCTCGCGATGAAGAATCGATTCCCCCAAGGCCAGCCAAAAATATCTGGGCCAGAATATACCACGATCCGTGGTTTCAAGTGTCCTTGATTTcgtttatttctttctgcAATCCGGGTATGTACAATGCTCTCACTGGAATGGGAGGCTCTGGCCAGGTAGACGGCACTGTTGCTGCAAATTCGAATGTCGCGACTCATGCATGCACTGCTGGCGCGGCCCTGGTTCTAGTGGGCGCATTCTACAAATACCTCGGCCCTCGATTGTCTCTCCTTATCGGAGGATGGACCTATGCTCTATACGCAGGGTCATTACTGCACTTCAACAGAACGGCAAACGGCGCATTCGTGATTGCGGCGGGCGCGATTCTAGGTCTTGGTGCCGCTTTCTTTTGGGTGGCCCAAGGTACGATCATGGTTACCTATACCAACGATAACACTCGTGGACGAGCCATCGCTCTCTTCTGGGTCGTGTTTAACCTCGGGGGAGCTATAGGCTCTCTTGCCAGTTTCGGGCTGAACTTCCATTCCAAATCTGGCACTGTGACCGACTCCACGTACATTGCTTATATAGTTGTTATGCTGTTTGGGTGGGTTCTGTCGGTGTTTGTGTGCTCGACTGAGTCCCTGTCTCGCAAATACCACGGCAGTAGGATCTCGCAGGATTCGAAGGCCGTCAATTGGTCCAACCTCAAGCGCACGATTATGGAAACAGTCAAAATTGTTATCGACTGGAGGGTCATGTGCCTGTATCCCATGTTCTACAATGCCAACGTGTTCTATTCATATCAGCAAAATACCGTGAACGGCATGACATTCAACCTGCGCACACGCTCGCTCAATGGCGCATTGTACTGGATCGCTCAAATGGTGGGAGGACTTCTGATGGGCTCTGTCCTAGATCTCAAGGGGATCAACCGCCGAGCCCGAGCATGGATTGGCTGGGCGGTATTATTTGTCACAGGCATGGTTATCTGGGGAGGAGGATACAAGTTCCAGCTCTGGAATGACCAACGTATGCAGCTCGGGTTCAAACAGGACATTGACTACAAGGCTGGTAGTCAGTACCTCGGTCCGATGTTCTTGTACTTTTTCTACGGCGCCTACGACTCGTTTTGGCAGTCGTATTGCTATTGGATTATTGGGGCGCAGTCCCAGAATCCTGTGGTCAATGCTGTGATTGTCGGTACCTATTCTGCTCTTAAACCTGCGGGTGGTGCCATGGCCTGGCGAATCAATGCGAACAAACTTAACGCCATGTCTGAGTTTGCTATGAACTGGGGACTTTGCATTGGTAGCCTTTTGGTAGCACTTCCTTCTGTGTTGACGCTTAGGAAGGGGAAAGACAATGTGGAAACAGACCACTGTTGA
- a CDS encoding glutathione-independent formaldehyde dehydrogenase, whose amino-acid sequence MAPNTMRAVNYVGPHKVRVQEVEMPKLEHPDDIIVKVTTAAICGSDLHMYEGRTAAEPGITFGHENMGIVEELGEGVTLLKKGDRVVMPFNVADGRCRNCDEGKTAFCTGVNPGFAGGAYGYVAMGPYRGGQAQYIRVPYADFNALLLPPGTEHEADFVLLADIFPTGWHGVEISGFKSGESIAVFGAGPVGLMAAYSAQLRGASRVFVVDRVPERLAVAEKIGCTPIDFTKGDAVDQIIRLNGGEVDRSVDAVGYQAVDTSGSKEKPNIVLENMIRVTRACGGMGIPGLYVPSDPGASDEVAAKGAISLSFGKLFEKGLSLATGQCNVKAYNRYLRDLIIAGKAKPSFVVSHEIRLDHAEVAYEKFDKREDGYTKVLIHPNGGFESTTVGQVTSKL is encoded by the exons ATGGCCCCAAACACTATGAGAGCGGTTAATTATGTTGGACCTCACAAAGTCCGGGTCCAAGAGGTCGAGATGCCCAAGCTGGAACATCCCGACGATATCATTGTCAAGGTCACGACG GCTGCTATTTGCGGCTCCGACTTGCA TATGTATGAAGGGAGAACCGCCGCAGAGCCAGGAATTACATTCG GTCACGAAAACATGGGAATCGTCGAGGAACTAGGAGAAGGTGTAACACTATTGAAGAAGGGAGATCGCGTTGTCATGCCATTCAATGTTGCCGATGGCCGCTGCCGCAACTGTGATGAGGGCAAGACCGCGTTTTGCACTGGTGTCAATCCCGGCTTTGCAGGTGGTGCTTATG GTTATGTGGCTATGGGCCCGTATCGTGGAG GCCAGGCTCAGTACATTCGGGTCCCGTATGCCGACTTTAATGCTCTGTTATTGCCCCCTGGTACGGAGCATGAAGCCGACTTCGTTCTTCTCGCAG ATATCTTCCCGACAG GTTGGCATGGCGTTGAAATCTCCGGCTTCAAGTCAGGAGAAAGCATTGCTGTGTTCGGTGCGGGTCCGGTTGGCTTGATGGCAGCTTACTCAGCTCAACTTCGCGGAGCCTCTCGCGTCTTCGTTGTAGACCGTGTTCCTGAGAGACTGGCTGTTGCGGAAAAGATCGGCTGTACCCCAATTGACTTCACCAAGGGTGATGCCGTGGACCAGATTATTCGTCTCAACGGCGGAGAGGTCGACCGCTCCGTGGATGCTGTCGGTTACCAGGCCGTAGACACCAGCGGCTCGAAGGAAAAGCCGAACATTGTGCTTGAGAACATGATCCGTGTCACCAGGGCCTGCGGAGGCATGGGAATTCCTGGGCTCTACGTGCCAAG TGACCCGGGTGCTTCTGATGAGGTCGCCGCGAAAGGCGCAATAAGTCTTAGTTTTGGAAAGCTTTTCGAGAAG GGTCTATCGCTTGCTACCGGCCAATGCAATGTGAAAGCATACAACCGGTACCTACGGGATTTGATTATCGCTGGCAAGGCAAAGCCTAGCTTTGTTGTCTCCCATGAGATTAGACTCGACCATGCGGAAGTTGCGTACGAGAAGTTCGACAAAAGAGAGGACGGCTACACAAAGGTGCTGATCCATCCGAACGGGGGATTCGAATCTACGACAGTTGGCCAG GTTACGTCAAAATTATGA
- a CDS encoding putative glucokinase regulator family protein (unnamed protein product), producing the protein MAPSTDVERLDLLQTEARTSTADKIDLLDTLGLCEEFNKEERRVGGAVACCLPTIASLIDDLAPRLEAGGRLIYVGAGNSGRVGFMDCSELPVTFSVDPQQFLTVVAGGTEAIIQAQEGAEDVESDGALRMEALQLNEKDTVIGISASGRTPFVLGALRVALKHDALTAGITNTYPSRIDKLGVKHSICPLVGPEFLTGSTRLKAGSAAKQILNMISTCSMVKLGKTYKGLMIDVRVNNWKLKARGRRIVRQVCNGAPIHIIEKNGLPSSQAVDVPETADGDAIIDSLIRECQGSVKLACAVAISGFPPDVSKQMLDSAGGNFHVFVQGIRMKAPPSPVSLGESDYCLCVDGGGTNCTVSIATESMVVGQGVAGPCNFNAVTLDELMDQIKLATKRASSTILARQGFGYPNLPRFSKVWVGLAGLYHADQVATLTRRLEELFDVSVKNGTLRLTSDGILLGSCIAMDDSVECAISVIAGTGSVATAFKKAPSNEIVQVGRTGGWGYLIGDQGSAFDIGKRALQLVLSSVEQRQFQATHELTEFERVILEELNSNEAGVLTQIYHSDAKPKEKISDMAKVVTKLGFRERDPDPQALGILTSAAGTLLQQIKPLTEICDPRKCALILSGALMNLPDYQNLILQEWDKQQQSPFKKVLVVNDASGYAAQFLARQNMTIY; encoded by the coding sequence ATGGCGCCATCGACAGATGTTGAACGTCTGGACCTGCTGCAGACAGAGGCCCGAACCTCAACTGCGGACAAGATCGATCTGCTTGACACACTGGGACTCTGTGAAGAATTCAATAAAGAAGAGAGGCGAGTTGGAGGAGCTGTCGCGTGCTGTCTACCAACTATTGCATCATTGATTGACGACTTAGCTCCGAGACTCGAAGCTGGAGGCAGGCTCATCTATGTTGGAGCCGGGAATAGCGGCCGGGTCGGGTTCATGGATTGCAGTGAACTGCCGGTGACCTTCTCGGTCGACCCCCAACAGTTTCTAACTGTCGTTGCAGGGGGTACTGAAGCCATAATTCAAGCCCAGGAAGGTGCTGAGGATGTGGAAAGTGACGGAGCTCTGAGAATGGAGGCTCTCCAGCTGAATGAGAAGGACACAGTAATTGGAATTTCAGCATCGGGAAGAACCCCATTTGTTCTAGGAGCACTTCGAGTAGCTCTTAAGCATGATGCACTTACGGCTGGAATTACGAACACGTATCCCTCTAGAATTGACAAGCTCGGAGTCAAACACAGCATATGTCCTTTGGTTGGACCCGAATTTCTCACGGGAAGCACTAGACTCAAAGCAGGCAGCGCTGCTAAACAGATCCTCAACATGATCAGCACCTGCTCGATGGTAAAACTTGGCAAAACATATAAGGGCCTCATGATTGATGTACGAGTGAATAATTGGAAACTGAAGGCGCGTGGGAGAAGAATTGTGCGTCAGGTTTGCAATGGAGCCCCGATACACATCATAGAGAAGAACGGGCTACCGTCGTCACAGGCGGTTGACGTCCCTGAAACAGCTGATGGCGATGCGATCATTGACTCTTTGATCCGGGAGTGTCAGGGCAGTGTCAAGCTAGCCTGTGCAGTGGCTATCTCCGGCTTTCCTCCTGATGTTTCCAAGCAGATGCTTGATTCTGCAGGTGGTAACTTCCACGTTTTCGTTCAAGGAATTAGAATGAAGGCTCCGCCAAGCCCCGTGTCTCTTGGTGAGTCCGATTACTGTCTTTGCGTGGACGGCGGTGGAACGAACTGCACTGTGTCGATTGCAACAGAGTCCATGGTTGTTGGTCAAGGGGTCGCTGGTCCCTGTAATTTCAACGCGGTTACTCTAGACGAACTTATGGATCAAATAAAGCTGGCCACAAAACGGGCGTCCTCAACGATCCTTGCAAGGCAGGGATTTGGCTATCCCAACCTACCAAGGTTCTCGAAGGTCTGGGTAGGATTGGCTGGGCTATACCATGCGGACCAGGTTGCAACATTGACCCGTCGCCTGGAGGAGCTCTTTGACGTTTCTGTAAAGAATGGAACACTGCGACTGACCAGTGACGGTATACTCCTCGGCTCCTGTATTGCAATGGATGACTCGGTCGAATGTGCGATTTCCGTGATTGCCGGGACAGGATCGGTAGCAACTGCCTTCAAAAAGGCCCCTTCAAACGAGATTGTCCAAGTTGGTCGGACAGGAGGTTGGGGCTACCTTATTGGGGATCAAGGGAGCGCTTTTGATATCGGCAAGAGGGCACTTCAGCTTGTTTTGTCCAGTGTCGAGCAAAGACAATTCCAAGCTACTCACGAGCTCACAGAGTTCGAGAGGGTGATCTTGGAAGAACTCAACTCTAACGAAGCAGGTGTCCTTACGCAAATATACCACTCGGATGCTAAGCCTAAAGAGAAAATAAGTGACATGGCGAAGGTTGTCACAAAGTTAGGGTTTCGAGAACGGGACCCCGATCCTCAAGCGCTAGGAATTCTAACATCTGCAGCCGGTACTTTGCTTCAGCAGATCAAACCACTTACTGAGATCTGTGACCCTCGTAAATGTGCACTCATTCTGTCTGGTGCCTTAATGAACCTTCCTGACTATCAGAATTTGATCCTACAGGAGTGGGACAAGCAACAGCAGTCACCATTCAAGAAAGTTTTGGTGGTCAATGATGCATCAGGCTATGCTGCTCAGTTTCTAGCTAGACAGAATATGACAATATACTAG